A window of Grus americana isolate bGruAme1 chromosome 21, bGruAme1.mat, whole genome shotgun sequence contains these coding sequences:
- the PPCS gene encoding phosphopantothenate--cysteine ligase, with amino-acid sequence MAAGGADEAAAEERVRAWAAGQAARGRRVALVTSGGTQVPLEARAVRFLENFSSGRRGAASAERLVGAGYGVCFLHRARSAFPWARALPPPGPALLDALRLTPGPPPGVAADPAALPALLPALRDYRRATEAGALLAIEFTGLTEYLALLRAAARALAPFGSSVMFYLAAAVSDFYIPASEMPEHKIQSSEGPLQITMKMVPKMLSPLVKEWAPEAFVISFKLETDPVILIDKSRQALEKYRHQVVVANILESRRTSVIIVTKDSQTPLSLSDEEVAQGMEIEEKIVSYLQGQHTAFMEKKV; translated from the exons atggcggcgggcggcgcggaTGAAGCGGCGGCCGAGGAGCGCGTGCGGGCCTGGGCGGCGGGGCAGGCGGCGCGCGGGCGGCGCGTGGCGCTGGTGACGTCCGGGGGGACGCAGGTGCCGCTGGAGGCGCGCGCCGTCCGCTTCCTGGAGAACTTCAGCAGCGGGAGGCGCGGCGCCGCCTCGGCCGAGCGGCTGGTGGGGGCCGGCTACGGCGTCTGCTTCCTGCACCGGGCCCGCTCCGCCTTCCCCTGGGCCAGAGCCCTCCCGCCACCCGGGCCGGCCCTGCTCGACGCCCTCCGCCTCACCCCCGGGCCGCCGCCCGGTGTGGCCGCCGACCCCGCCGCTCTCCCCGCTTTGCTGCCCGCCCTCCGCGACTACCGCCGCGCTACCGAGGCGGGGGCGCTGCTGGCCATCGAGTTCACCGGGCTCACCGAGTATCTGGCGCTGCTGCGAGCTGCCGCCCGCGCCCTGGCGCCTTTCG GCTCCAGCGTCATGTTTTACCTGGCAGCCGCCGTGTCGGATTTCTACATCCCTGCCTCGGAGATGCCTGAGCACAAGATCCAGTCCTCGGAGGGGCCCCTGCAG ATCACAATGAAGATGGTGCCAAAAATGCTGTCTCCTCTTGTCAAAGAATGGGCCCCGGAGGCAtttgttatttcatttaaaCTGGAGACGGATCCCGTGATCTTAATCGATAAATCACGGCAGGCTCTGGAGAAATATCGTCACCAGGTGGTGGTCGCAAATATCCTGGAGTCGCGGAGAACCTCTGTTATTATCGTAACCAAAGACTCACAGACTCCATTATCTCTGTCTGATGAAGAAGTAGCGCAAGGCATGGAAATAGAGGAGAAAATAGTGAGCTATCTTCAGGGTCAACATACTGCATTTATGGAGAAGAAAGTCTGA